The following is a genomic window from Helicobacter sp. NHP19-003.
ATGTGTGGTGTGCACGGTGTTGCAATTGACATAAGAGCTCATGCGCCCACTGCACCCGATCCCGCTCACAAAGCACACATCGTCCATGTCCCAGCCCAAAGCGTCAATGGCACGGATGATGGATTTTAAGATCACGCCATCCCCACAGCCCCAACACCATAGAGTGGGGGTTTTATCCACGCGTAAATATGTGTCGTAATCAAACGCCATTAAAACTCCTTGATTTTAGCCATGATTTGTTTGGGGGAAAAGGGCCGCCCATTTGCCTGCAATAAAGCCGAGACCTTGCGCCCTAAAATGTGCTCAACTTCTTGTAAATACTGCCCTTTGTTGAGTTCAACCACCAAGATATCCTTAAATTGTTTTCCTAGCTCCTCTAGGCGTTTTTTGGGGCTGGGCCACAGCGTGAGTGGCCTAAAAAAGCCCACTTTCTTGGGGTGGTTTTCAGCTTTAAGCTCCCTTAAAACCTCTTTAATCGCCAGTGCGCTTGAGCCGTAGGCCACCACTAAAAGATCTGCCCCCTCAATGCCAATCTCCTCATTTAAACACACTTCTGCGCTTTGTGAATCGATCTTGTTAAAAAGGCGATCGATCAGAACCCCGCCGATTTTAGGGTCTTCGCTAGGAAAACCAATAGGTCCGTGGTGCAAACCCGTGATGTGGTAGCGGTAGCCCTTAAAAAAGGGGTTTAAAATGGCGGGCTCATCGCTAGGCACGCCATAAGGTTGATAGTCTTTAGGATCGCCGCTAAACACCCGCCGATTGATAATTTTAATGTCTTGTAAATCGGGTAGGGACACCTTGCCATACATGTGCCCCACGGTTTCATCCAGCAACAAGAAAACGGGGGTCATTAGTTTTTCTGCCAAATTAAATGCCCGAATTGTCTCTGTGTAGGTTTCCTCTAAGCTCCCCGGAGCCAGAGCCACCGCCTTGAAATCCCCATGCGTGGGGTGTTTTAAAAAATTGACATCGCCCTGAGCAACCCTTGTAGGCATCCCCGTAGAAGGCCCTGAGCGCATCACATCGACAATGACAAGGGGGGTTTCTGTCATGAACGCATAGCCCATTTGCTCCACTTTTAAAGAGATTCCCGGACCCGAGCTGGCCGTCATCGCCTTCACCCCACTCATGCTCGCGCCCAGAGACACACAAATGCCCCCGATCTCATCCTCCATTTGGATAAAATGCCCTCCATGGGCTGGCAGCAACCCGCTCATGGCGTGCATGATATCCGAGCTAGGCGTGATGGGATAGCCCCCAAAAAAGCGGCAACCTGCCTCGATCGCCGCCCTGGCGACCAACTCATTGCCATCTGAAATCACCTCTCTCATTTGCCTCTCCCCTCTTGCACACTTTCTTCTAAGAGCATGTAGCTGTTCGCCCGCACTCTAGCCCCCCTTTCCTCAGCTTCTTTAGAAACCTTCGCAAATTTAAACTC
Proteins encoded in this region:
- a CDS encoding 2-oxoglutarate synthase subunit alpha, translating into MREVISDGNELVARAAIEAGCRFFGGYPITPSSDIMHAMSGLLPAHGGHFIQMEDEIGGICVSLGASMSGVKAMTASSGPGISLKVEQMGYAFMTETPLVIVDVMRSGPSTGMPTRVAQGDVNFLKHPTHGDFKAVALAPGSLEETYTETIRAFNLAEKLMTPVFLLLDETVGHMYGKVSLPDLQDIKIINRRVFSGDPKDYQPYGVPSDEPAILNPFFKGYRYHITGLHHGPIGFPSEDPKIGGVLIDRLFNKIDSQSAEVCLNEEIGIEGADLLVVAYGSSALAIKEVLRELKAENHPKKVGFFRPLTLWPSPKKRLEELGKQFKDILVVELNKGQYLQEVEHILGRKVSALLQANGRPFSPKQIMAKIKEF